The following proteins come from a genomic window of Cherax quadricarinatus isolate ZL_2023a unplaced genomic scaffold, ASM3850222v1 Contig2039, whole genome shotgun sequence:
- the LOC128701461 gene encoding pro-resilin-like — MSLKVVLVATLVVGSMSLPDAPSQFRPSSSGPTYGPPTPGPTYGPPTPGPTYGPPTPGPTYGPPTPGPTYGPPTPGPTYRPPTPGPTYGPPTPGPTYGPPTPGPTYGVPTSEAPAHYNFTWQVKDDASGNDYGHQETRDGADTQGSYYVLLSDGRLERVKYTVNGDSGFVAQVAYEGHSTSQPQSYYTPTPAYG; from the exons ATGTCTCTCAAG GTTGTACTGGTCGCCACACTTGTGGTGGGCTCCATGTCCCTCCCTGATGCTCCCTCACAATTCCGTCCCTCGTCTTCTGGCCCTACCTACGGACCCCCAACACCAGGACCAACATACGGCCCTCCAACACCAGGACCAACATACGGCCCTCCAACACCAGGACCTACATACGGTCCCCCAACACCAGGACCAACATACGGCCCCCCAACACCAGGACCAACATACCGTCCCCCAACACCAGGACCAACATATGGCCCTCCAACACCAGGACCAACATACGGTCCTCCAACACCAGGACCAACATACGGTGTCCCAACTTCTGAG GCTCCTGCTCATTACAACTTCACCTGGCAAGTGAAGGACGACGCCTCTGGCAACGATTACGGTCACCAGGAGACTCGTGATGGTGCCGACACCCAGGGCTCCTACTATGTTCTGCTTTCTGACGGTCGTCTGGAGAGGGTGAAGTACACTGTCAACGGTGACTCTGGCTTCGTGGCCCAGGTGGCCTACGAAGGTCACTCCACATCCCAGCCTCAGTCCTACTACACACCAACTCCTGCCTACGGCTAA
- the LOC138851770 gene encoding uncharacterized protein: MSFKVVLVACLVMVALSSPEPPPPHRYNPPHTYNYPIPDPTYAPHIPGPTYGPHTTYPTRPTYRPPTHGPTYRPPTHGPTYRPPTPGPTYRPPTHGPTYRPPTPRPTYRPSTPTPIYGVPTHEAPARYNFTWQVKDDASGNDYGHQETRDGADTQGSYYVLLPDGRLKRVTYTVNGDSGYVPQVTYEGHTTPQPYYTPTPVYG, translated from the exons ATGTCTTTCAAG GTTGTGCTCGTCGCCTGTCTCGTGATGGTCGCTTTATCCAGCCCTGAACCTCCTCCGCCCCATCGATATAACCCACCCCATACCTACAACTACCCTATCCCTGATCCTACATATGCCCCCCATATCCCAGGACCTACCTACGGCCCCCATACCACATATCCTACACGACCAACATACCGCCCTCCAACACATGGACCAACATACCGCCCTCCAACACATGGACCAACATACCGCCCTCCAACACCAGGACCAACATACCGCCCTCCAACACATGGACCAACATACCGCCCTCCAACACCAAGACCAACATACCGTCCCTCAACACCCACTCCCATCTACGGTGTCCCTACGCATGAG GCTCCTGCTCGTTACAACTTCACCTGGCAAGTGAAAGACGACGCCTCTGGCAACGACTACGGTCACCAGGAGACTCGTGATGGTGCCGACACGCAGGGCTCCTACTATGTGCTGCTTCCCGATGGTCGTCTGAAGAGGGTGACCTACACTGTCAACGGCGACTCGGGCTACGTGCCCCAGGTGACCTACGAGGGTCACACCACACCCCAGCCCTACTACACACCAACTCCAGTTTACGGGTAA